From Kryptolebias marmoratus isolate JLee-2015 linkage group LG15, ASM164957v2, whole genome shotgun sequence, a single genomic window includes:
- the slc5a7a gene encoding high-affinity choline transporter 1 has product MAIHVEGLVAIAFFYLLILFVGIWAAWKNKHSGEAQGTDRSETIMVGGRDIGLFVGGFTMTATWVGGGYINGTAEYVYLPDYGLAWAQAPFGYALSLVVGGLFFAKPMRSRGYVTMLDPFQQLYGKRMGGLLFIPALMGEIFWSAAILSALGATLSVIVDINIKMSVVISALIAIFYTLVGGLYSVAYTDVVQLFCIFVGLWISVPFALTNPAVSDITVTAVKQVYQSPWRGSVRKEDTWIWIDNFCLLMLGGIPWQVYFQRVLSASSATYAQVLSFLAAFGCLVMAVPSVLIGAIGASTDWNQTSYGTIPPKEKDEADMILPIVLQHLCPPFVSFFGLGAVSAAVMSSADSSILSASSMFARNIYQLAFRQSASDREIVWVMRITIFVFGGLATVMALVTGTVYGLWYLSSDLVYVIIFPQLLSVLFVKGTNTYGSVAAYLFGLVLRIGGGEPYLQLPPFIYYPGWTTEQRKHHITGEMEEIVIQKFPFKTVSMLASFLGNFAFSYLAKYLFESGKISHKYDFLDAVVSRHSGEIMDKTTLVTRGNNIGLSEMVSVKPRLSVTLAAAFTRRDTLPTETVEEEEEESSPDSSHHEEE; this is encoded by the exons ATGGCCATCCACGTGGAGGGGCTCGTGGCCATCGCCTTCTTCTACCTGCTGATCCTGTTCGTGGGCATCTGGGCGGCGTGGAAGAACAAGCACTCCGGGGAGGCGCAGGGCACCGACCGCAGCGAAACCATCATGGTGGGGGGCAGAGACATCGGGCTGTTTGTTGGCGGATTCACCATGACAG CGACCTGGGTTGGAGGGGGGTACATCAATGGCACAGCTGAGTACGTCTACCTGCCGGATTATGGTCTGGCCTGGGCTCAAGCCCCCTTCGGATACGCGCTCAGCCTGGTTGTTG GTGGTCTTTTTTTCGCCAAGCCCATGCGCTCCAGGGGTTACGTCACCATGTTGGACCCGTTCCAGCAGCTGTATGGAAAACGTATGGGGGGCCTTCTCTTCATACCCGCACTCATGGGGGAGATTTTCTGGTCCGCTGCCATCTTATCTGCCCTCG GAGCCACTCTGAGCGTCATCGTGGACATCAATATTAAGATGTCGGTGGTGATCTCCGCACTCATTGCGATCTTTTACACCCTGGTTGGAGGGCTGTACTCTGTGGCCTACACCGACGTGGTGCAGCTCTTCTGTATCTTTGTTGGCCTG TGGATCAGCGTCCCCTTTGCTCTGACCAACCCTGCGGTGTCAGACATCACCGTCACCGCAGTGAAGCAGGTTTATCAGTCGCCATGGAGAGGCAGCGTCAGGAAGGAAGACACCTGGATTTGGATCGACAACTTCTGTCTCCTG ATGCTGGGAGGAATTCCCTGGCAAGTGTATTTTCAGAGGGTGCTCTCGGCGTCCTCTGCCACCTACGCACAGGTTCTCTCCTTCCTGGCTGCGTTCGGGTGCCTCGTCATGGCCGTGCCATCCGTTCTCATCGGAGCCATCGGGGCCTCCACAG ACTGGAACCAAACTAGCTATGGTACCATTCCTCCTAAAGAGAAGGACGAAGCAGACATGATTCTCCCCATCGTGCTCCAACATCTTTGTCCAccgtttgtttctttttttggtttggggGCAGTGTCTGCAGCCGTCATGTCCTCTGCAGACTCCTCCATCCTTTCAGCCAGCTCCATGTTTGCGAGAAACATCTACCAGCTGGCCTTCAGGCAGTCA gCATCTGACCGTGAGATTGTATGGGTGATGCGGATCACAATCTTTGTGTTTGGCGGTCTCGCCACCGTGATGGCTCTGGTCACCGGCACTGTTTACGGCCTCTGGTACCTGAGCTCAGACCTTGTTTACGTCATCATCTTCCCCCAGCTGCTCAGTGTTCTCTTCGTCAAGGGCACCAACACATACGGGTCGGTGGCTGCGTACCTGTTCGGCCTGGTTCTGCGTATAGGTGGCGGTGAACCCTACCTGCAGCTGCCTCCTTTCATTTATTACCCTGGCTGGACGACGGAACAGCGGAAACACCACATCACAGGAGAAATGGAGGAAATCGTCATACAGAAGTTCCCCTTTAAGACCGTCTCCATGTTGGCCTCCTTTCTTGGGAACTTTGCTTTCTCCTACCTGGCAAAGTATTTGTTTGAGAGCGGGAAGATTTCACACAAGTACGACTTTCTCGATGCGGTGGTGTCCAGACACAGCGGAGAGATAATGGATAAGACCACACTCGTAACCCGCGGCAACAACATCGGGCTGTCGGAGATGGTGTCCGTCAAACCGAGGCTGAGCGTGACCTTGGCGGCTGCCTTCACCCGCCGTGACACGCTACCGACAGAAacggtggaggaggaggaggaggagtccaGTCCTGACTCCTCCCACCATGAGGAGGAATGA